The proteins below come from a single Asanoa ferruginea genomic window:
- a CDS encoding YqeB family protein, whose amino-acid sequence MAADSSFDETVVDDPGARILFWVLFPVLGAGLGWVLQWAAGWIADLPVAPLHAVFKAIDEAPDPQATLVAIGVGAVVGLVVSVLAVADMLVVRVGTGEVTLTRGGSKERRVARGDITAVFFDRDYLVLIGREARELAREKTDLSKTRIAEAFTSKGYPWRADGDPHRDEFRIWTRLDDDLPGVAHGLLIDRAAALEKGKTDDAAELREQLLKLGIVVRDEKRKQQWRRDRRELA is encoded by the coding sequence GTGGCCGCCGATTCGTCGTTCGACGAGACCGTTGTCGACGACCCGGGTGCCCGAATTCTGTTCTGGGTGCTGTTCCCGGTGCTCGGCGCCGGGCTCGGCTGGGTGCTGCAGTGGGCCGCCGGCTGGATCGCCGACCTGCCGGTCGCGCCGTTGCACGCCGTCTTCAAGGCGATCGACGAGGCACCCGACCCGCAGGCGACGCTGGTCGCGATCGGCGTCGGCGCGGTCGTCGGCCTGGTCGTGTCGGTGCTGGCCGTCGCCGACATGCTGGTGGTGCGGGTCGGCACCGGCGAGGTCACGCTGACCCGGGGCGGGTCCAAGGAACGCCGGGTCGCCCGTGGTGACATCACCGCGGTGTTCTTCGATCGCGACTACCTCGTGCTGATCGGCCGGGAGGCGCGCGAGTTGGCCCGGGAGAAGACCGACCTGTCGAAGACCCGGATCGCGGAAGCGTTCACCAGCAAGGGCTATCCCTGGCGGGCCGACGGCGACCCGCACCGCGACGAGTTCCGGATCTGGACCCGGCTCGACGACGACCTCCCGGGTGTCGCACACGGCCTCCTGATCGACCGGGCCGCCGCGCTGGAGAAGGGCAAGACTGACGACGCCGCCGAACTTCGCGAACAACTGCTGAAACTGGGCATCGTCGTACGCGATGAGAAGAGGAAACAGCAATGGCGGCGCGATCGGCGGGAGCTGGCGTGA
- a CDS encoding M1 family metallopeptidase produces MAGLALVALLAGCTAETPAARPGPTAPITTQTEEYAAGRSTPVLDPIYPEHGTDALDVLHYGLALDWSPTKRTLTGTATLRIRPTKDAHSLTLDFKPYTIDVLTLDARPVTGAVTREKLVVETPVRADVPVTLVVGYHGKPSQTPMPSQRGDTHPLGLTVDSQGGVWTMQEPFGAFTWYPANDHPSDEALYDIAVTVPTGWSGVASGTPVGQDGNTFRYRSTVPVASYATTLAVGKFRKSTAKGPRGIPVTYWYRADDPAVLTHLKRSTTLLSWLDKRFGPYPFESAGVVVVESGSAMETQQMVTLGNFFSMVDARWFDLTTLHEFAHQWFGDAVTLTDWRDIWLNEGWALYAQKLYEKETYNISEADFVRASRQRDGELREKYGPPSRPARNQFGASNVYYGGAAMLRQLHQALGDERFYALARGWVREHLNTQQSRASFTAYVNKTTGHDFTSLIDAWLDSPTTPPETGPLPA; encoded by the coding sequence GTGGCCGGCCTCGCCCTGGTCGCCCTGCTCGCCGGCTGCACCGCCGAAACACCAGCGGCGAGGCCGGGCCCGACCGCGCCGATCACCACCCAGACCGAGGAATATGCCGCCGGGCGGTCCACGCCCGTGCTCGACCCGATCTACCCCGAACACGGCACCGACGCGCTCGACGTGCTGCACTACGGGCTCGCGCTGGACTGGTCACCGACCAAACGGACGCTGACCGGCACGGCGACGCTGCGCATCCGGCCGACCAAAGACGCCCACTCGCTGACGCTCGACTTCAAGCCGTACACCATCGATGTGTTGACTCTTGACGCGCGACCCGTGACCGGCGCGGTGACCAGGGAGAAGCTGGTCGTGGAAACCCCGGTGCGGGCCGACGTGCCGGTCACCCTCGTGGTCGGCTACCACGGCAAGCCGTCACAGACACCGATGCCGTCACAGCGCGGCGACACGCACCCGCTCGGTTTGACCGTCGACAGCCAGGGCGGGGTCTGGACGATGCAGGAGCCGTTCGGCGCGTTCACCTGGTATCCCGCCAATGACCACCCTTCCGACGAGGCGCTCTACGACATCGCGGTCACCGTGCCGACGGGCTGGTCGGGGGTGGCCAGCGGCACGCCGGTCGGGCAGGACGGCAACACGTTCCGCTATCGCAGCACCGTTCCCGTGGCGTCCTACGCGACCACGCTCGCGGTCGGGAAGTTCCGGAAGTCGACCGCCAAGGGGCCGCGCGGGATTCCCGTCACCTACTGGTATCGCGCCGACGATCCCGCCGTGCTGACCCACCTCAAACGCTCGACCACGCTGCTTTCCTGGCTGGACAAGCGTTTCGGGCCCTATCCGTTCGAGTCGGCCGGCGTCGTCGTGGTCGAGTCGGGCTCGGCGATGGAGACCCAGCAGATGGTCACGCTCGGCAACTTCTTCTCGATGGTCGACGCGCGGTGGTTCGACCTGACGACGCTGCACGAGTTCGCGCACCAGTGGTTCGGCGACGCGGTCACGCTGACCGACTGGCGCGACATTTGGCTCAACGAGGGCTGGGCGCTCTACGCGCAGAAACTCTACGAAAAAGAGACCTACAACATCAGCGAAGCCGATTTCGTACGGGCCAGCCGGCAGCGCGACGGCGAGCTACGGGAGAAATACGGCCCACCGAGCCGGCCGGCGCGCAACCAGTTCGGTGCGAGCAACGTCTACTACGGCGGTGCGGCCATGCTCCGGCAACTGCACCAGGCGCTCGGCGACGAGCGGTTCTACGCGCTGGCGCGGGGCTGGGTGCGGGAACACCTGAACACCCAACAGAGCCGGGCGAGCTTCACGGCGTACGTGAACAAGACGACCGGCCACGACTTCACCTCATTGATCGACGCGTGGCTGGACTCGCCGACCACGCCGCCGGAGACCGGGCCGCTGCCGGCGTGA
- a CDS encoding LLM class flavin-dependent oxidoreductase, whose protein sequence is MSKYSNPVTLGLDTFGDVLSDNAGKPVSHPETIRGLVEHAVLADQVGLDFFGIGEHHTFDMPLSAPDLVLAAIAARTSRIRLGSAVTVLSSDDPVRVFQRYSTLHSLSNGRAEVILGRGSSTESFPLFGFDLADYEELFEEKVDLFARLLTEEPVTWSGRLRAPLVNADVVPHTAGGPIPTWIGVGGSPKSVIRAATYGMSLMLAIIGGPAERFAPFADLFREAQRRLEQPAKPIGVHSPGHIADTDQEAYEQLVPHYLEVLTRIGRQRGWRPPTADQLRHEIEHGSWYVGSPETVAPKIVKALRTLGTERFDLKYGLAGVPHDAVMRNIELYGTKVAPLVREMLADES, encoded by the coding sequence GTGAGCAAATATTCGAACCCAGTGACCCTGGGCCTGGACACCTTCGGCGACGTCCTGTCCGACAACGCCGGCAAACCGGTCAGTCACCCGGAAACCATCCGCGGGCTGGTCGAGCACGCCGTGCTGGCCGACCAGGTCGGCCTGGACTTCTTCGGGATCGGCGAGCACCACACCTTCGACATGCCGCTGTCGGCGCCCGACCTGGTGCTGGCCGCGATCGCCGCGCGGACCAGCCGGATCCGGCTCGGTTCGGCGGTCACCGTGCTCAGCTCCGACGACCCGGTCCGGGTCTTCCAGCGCTACTCGACCCTGCACAGCCTCTCCAACGGGCGCGCCGAGGTGATCCTCGGGCGCGGGTCGAGCACCGAGTCGTTCCCACTGTTCGGCTTTGACCTGGCCGACTACGAGGAGCTGTTCGAGGAGAAGGTCGACCTTTTCGCCCGGCTGCTCACGGAGGAGCCGGTCACCTGGTCCGGCCGGCTGCGGGCGCCGCTGGTCAACGCCGACGTGGTGCCGCACACGGCGGGCGGCCCGATCCCGACCTGGATCGGCGTCGGGGGCAGCCCGAAATCGGTGATCCGGGCGGCCACGTACGGGATGTCGTTGATGCTGGCGATCATCGGTGGGCCGGCCGAGCGCTTCGCGCCGTTCGCCGACCTGTTCCGCGAGGCGCAGCGCCGGCTCGAGCAGCCGGCGAAGCCGATCGGCGTGCACTCGCCTGGTCACATCGCCGACACCGACCAGGAGGCCTACGAGCAGCTCGTGCCGCACTACCTCGAGGTGCTCACCCGGATCGGCCGGCAGCGCGGGTGGCGCCCGCCGACCGCCGACCAGCTCCGGCACGAGATCGAGCACGGCTCCTGGTACGTCGGTTCGCCCGAGACCGTGGCCCCGAAGATCGTCAAGGCCCTGCGGACGCTCGGTACCGAGCGGTTCGACCTCAAGTACGGCCTGGCCGGCGTGCCGCACGACGCGGTCATGCGCAACATCGAGCTGTACGGGACGAAGGTCGCGCCGTTGGTCCGCGAGATGCTCGCCGACGAGAGCTGA
- a CDS encoding sulfotransferase, which translates to MTRIAMWSGPRNVSTALMRSFGARPDCAVVDEPLYASYLAATGLDHPGRAEVLASQPTRWSSAVAALERPSGKALQYEKHMAHHLLPEVGRGWLGRVTNAYLIRDPAHVVASYAKVRGEPTLEDLGYPQQVEIFRRHGGPVLDSAALLRDPAGQLSKLCAALGIPFDEAMLRWESGPRDTDGVWAPHWYAAVEQSTGFAPYRDSPAPVPAHLAPLVVAAQPFYDELAAHRL; encoded by the coding sequence GTGACCCGGATCGCGATGTGGTCGGGGCCGCGCAACGTCTCGACGGCCCTGATGCGCAGCTTCGGCGCCCGCCCCGACTGCGCGGTCGTCGACGAGCCGCTCTACGCGTCCTACCTGGCAGCGACCGGGCTCGACCATCCCGGCCGGGCCGAGGTGCTGGCCAGCCAGCCGACGCGCTGGTCGTCCGCGGTCGCCGCGCTGGAGCGGCCTTCCGGGAAAGCGCTGCAATACGAGAAGCACATGGCGCACCACCTGCTGCCCGAGGTCGGCCGCGGCTGGCTCGGGCGGGTGACCAACGCCTACCTGATCCGCGACCCGGCCCACGTCGTCGCCTCCTACGCCAAGGTGCGCGGCGAACCGACGCTGGAAGACCTCGGCTACCCGCAACAGGTCGAGATCTTCCGCCGGCACGGCGGCCCGGTGCTCGACTCGGCGGCGCTGCTGCGTGACCCGGCCGGCCAGCTCAGCAAGCTGTGCGCGGCGCTGGGGATCCCGTTCGACGAGGCGATGCTGCGCTGGGAGTCGGGCCCGCGGGACACCGACGGCGTGTGGGCGCCGCACTGGTATGCCGCCGTCGAGCAGTCGACCGGTTTCGCGCCCTATCGCGACTCGCCCGCGCCGGTGCCGGCGCACCTGGCCCCGCTGGTGGTCGCCGCGCAGCCGTTCTACGACGAGTTGGCCGCGCACCGCCTCTAG